CTGCAACGCCGGATTACGGTGGGGCCAACGACAGCTTGCGCGGAACGCTGCCTAGCGAATACTTTGAATGGCAGTCAGCATTTCCGTCTCGGAAATTCCTTCTGTAAAATCCAGGGAATAGGAATAGCCGTCGGACTGCCATATTGCCAGTACATACTTATCTCCGTCACCCTTCAAAGTAACGTTGCTTCCGTTGACCGCAAGGACCTTTGTATTGGAATACTCGGTACTGTTTCCGCTGATGTCTTCACTGCCTTGCGCCATTCGAAGCAGAACGGTATTCTCCTGGCCGGTGTACTGTACTTCCGCAAGTTCTTTCCAGTAGACTGTGTATTGTATCGTTTCAACTTCAAAAGGAAGCGATTGTACTTCCTTTGCCCCAAAGCCGACGGCTTTCGAGAGTTCCTCCACAGTATCGTAGTTGACGATATCCGGAACCACCTGCTCCTGAGGAGAATTCTGAATCAGATTGTGAACCATGACCGAACCAAAAAATAAGATCATAAAGCAGGCTGCAATGGAAAGGTACTTTCTGTATCTGGAGAAAGAGACAACCGTTCTGGGTGCTTCAACTTTTACCTGGTCAAAATCGAGATCATTGATATTATCCAGAATCCGATTTCGAATCTCCGGGGTGACTTCTATTTTATTCATAATTTTATCATATCTGTTTTTCAAAGTCATACACCTCCTTTAGCACCTCTTTCAGTCTGCTTCTTGCCCTTTGCAATAAAGAGCGTACCGTCGTTTCCTTTTTCGACAGCAATGAGGCTACTTGGGCGGTAGAGTAACCTTCGTGGTAATATAAATGAACAACTTCACTGTATTTAGAAGGCAACTGCTTTACGGCATCCCATACAAACGCCAGATCTTCTGCTTCTCCTGCTGCCAGAGTTTCGCTGAGCTCATCGGTCTTTCTGATGCTGTTATAGTTCAGCTTGTTTTTGCTGGTGTTAATGGCAACGCGTAAAAACCATGCTTTTTCGTGTTCAGACGTTTCAAACTGAGGCTGAGTTTTCAGAAACTGTATCAGCGTATCTTGAAGGACGTCTTCGGCATCACTCATATTGTGCAAATAAGAATAAGCGAGGCGGAGAACATTATTTCCATAAGCTGTCATTAATGTTTCGGCCTGATCATTGATCAGGGCAGAACGTAGCGTGTCCTGTATCTGTTTCGTTTTCCCGCAGCCCAAACCTTCTGAAGAAACCAGCGAAAAAAATAGATTATATATAAAGTTTTTCAGGAAGGAGATAGAATCCCCAAACCTTCTCTCGAATTGATATGCATCAACCATGCAGGTCACCTCTCTGAATCATAACCGCCGATACTGCTGCTATGCAGTATTGGCGGTTACTGATAATTTATTTTACCCTCATCTCTTTTGTGGATACCTTAATATTACTCAACATCATTCGCTTCCATACTGTTAATCATATCACTGATTGCAGTATTGGCAAGTCCATTGCCATCAGAATCAGCCATCAGCGCAAAGGTATATGCTCCATTCACCCAAGTGGCTACGCTAACGGTGCCTTCATTCCCCTTGACCGTAACCTCGAGGCTGCCAAGGGTCATCGTGTTTTCCTCCGGGTATTCGACGTAGCTGCCGCTGATATCATCGCTGCCCTTCGCTTGACGATAGGTTATTTCACCTTCGCCATTTTCATAGATCATTTGTATCAAATCGTTTTTGATAGCCTGAATGCTGTCCAAAGAATAGCCGTCCGGAATCCTTTGGGGAAGAATTGCGGTAAATCCAGCAAGATCCTCAGCTTCTTGGATGGTACTGCAATCTACAAAGGGGTTTGGGATTTGCGTGTTATCACCGGTTTTGCGGTCCGGGCCGTTGGCACTGCTTTCGCAGGCTGCAAAAGAGAATGCCATGACAGCACATAGAACAATTGTAATTACTTTTTTCATGATTTATCGTCCTTTCATCTTGGGATTTATTTTAATTCCCTTTTGTTGTTCTGTACTGTATACAAATGAGATCAGGATAATGTTGCATGCAAATCAAATCTTTTTTATTAAGTTGACAAAAAAAATATATGGCATAAACTGGATATGTGAGAAAATATATCTATGTACTTATTTACAAATGTTAGAGGAGAATCATAAAGAAATAGAGAGGAGGCATTATGTTTGCCATACGTAACGCATTGCTGAATGCAAAGCGCCATAAATTGAAAAGTATTTTGGTAATTCTGGCCTGTATGCTGATCGTTATCTTTTTATTTTTATACATAGGAGGATTGAAGGCCAATAGCCGGATGCTTGAAAATTTACCGGAAGCAATAACCATTCCTGCGCGCATCAGCAATTTGAGCGGAACACTTAGTACGGGCATGATGATTAAGGAATCGGTGATCCAGGGCATAGAAGAGAGCGATTACATAGCGGATTTTTTTTATACTGTCGAGCTGGGAGCGGCTTTGGGTGACATTCCGGAGGACCAGGTGCCTGAGATGGAACAGGGAAGGATGAACTTTCCACTCTGCCTGGGGGTCAACCGCTTGAGTGCTTACTCTGATCTGGACGACAAGGATATTACTTTTATCGATGGATATGGTCTTGAACTGATGGAAAGCGACGAGCCGGTATGCATTGTGAGAGATCGTGATCTGGCTCTATGGGAGCTAAATGCAGGTGACACCGTTGATATGACCTTGTTCAATATTACTTATCCAAGCGATAACGCGGTAAAAGATTTTCGTTGGCTGGGCTCCTATTCAGTAAGAATTGTTGGCAGTTCAAGGGAAATCATAAAGCCTGACGCCGAACGGCGGAGCATGCAGGTGATTTTCCCAATTAAGTGGCTCCAAAAGCTTTGTAACCAAAAGGGAACCATGTTTTTTGCAGACTCTGCGCGCTTTCTAGTTGCAAAGCCGCTGGAACTGAATGCCTTTAAAGGCGAGATGAAAGAATTGGGGCTTATGTCGGTAATCTCCCAGGCCAAGCCTTCGCCAAGAGGCATTTCATTGATTGTAAATGATGAAACCTTTATCAAATCAGCAACCCGTCTTAAAGAGAATATTAGCTTAATGAAGGCTTTCATGCCATTTCTGCTCATCGTTGTCGGACTTGTTGGCTTTGTTATTTCTTATCTTTTATTGAATAGTCGTAAGCCTGAATTTGCTGTCATGCGCTCTCTTGGAGTAAGCAAGAGAAGCTGTTTTGTGACACTGTTTCTGGAGCATGCTATCCTGGATTTTGTCGGAAGTTTTCTTGGGATTCTCACTGCTTCTATGTTTATCGGAATGACTGCAGGCTTAGCCGCAGCAGTTGTTATTCTGTTTTTTATCTCGTACATGGCAGGGACATCTGCCGCTGTTGTTATGCTGAACCGATTCAGTGTTATGGAGGTCTTGTCTGCGTTGGACTAGGGCTCGCGTTTCATAGTGTTGGCGCACCTGTTCTTTAGCAAATGAACTCAGGAAAGAATGGTGGGGCCGGAATTTGATCATGAAAGGAAAAAGAGACATGAGTATGTTGTCTGTCAGGGATGTCAGTTATATTTACCAAAGCAAATATCAATCGATCGAGGCGGTCCGGCACGTCAGCTGCGTCTTTGAGTCAGGAAAGCTGTATGCTGTCACAGGACCGTCAGGCAGCGGAAAAAGTACGCTGCTTTCCTTATTGGCTGGGCTGGATTTGCCTACCAGCGGGGAGATTTTGGTGGAAGGAAAGTCCATGGCTTCTTTAGACAGAGACCAGTATCGGAGAGAAATTGCATCCGTGGTGTATCAATCTTTTAATCTGTTCCCTCTTCTGACCGCTTTGGAAAACGTGATATATCCGATGGAACTGCTTGGAAAAAAGAAACCGGAGGCGGTGGAAATCGCCATGCAGTTGATTGGTGAAGTGGGGCTGGGTGAAAAGACCTATCAACAATTTCCAATCATGATGAGCGGCGGAGAGCAGCAGCGTGTTGCAATTGCACGTGCCTTGGCTGCAGGAGGAAAGATTCTTCTGGCTGATGAACCCACAGGAAATCTTGATTCCGCTAACGAAAAAAATGTTGTAGAGCTGCTCAGGACATTGGCACATAAACAAGGCTATCTGGTGATCGTCATTACCCACAATCCGTATGTGGCAGAACAGGCAGATGCGGTCTATCGCATGAGGGACGGAGAACTTCAAACGGATGGGAGGGCATGAGAATGAGGCATGTCGGCAATAGCTTGCGGCAGATGGCCCGTACCCCTGGGCGAACCATGCTGTTCCTGGTGCTGCTCAGCCTGTCATCGATCCTATTGACCCTTGGGGAAGGACTTTATCTGCTGAGTGAAGAAACTGTGAAAAAGCTGGAGAGTGTTTTCACAACAATCGGAACGGTGGAGCAGACCCCCGATGCGATGACGGAGCAAAAACTGTGGGATACAGAGAAAAAAGCCTACATGAACAGTACGCCGCAAGCGGAGTATCACACCATCATTCCTGTGGAAAAACTGAATTTTGAGGGTGCAGACTATATCCATCCACCGGTGCGCAGACCGTATTATGGGGCAACACACCCCGACTTTATTTATCGTGATGATTCTTTCATCAGAGTCATTGCACAGACCCGGGATCGATTACCGATTGTGGAGGTAACACCGCTTCAGGATTGCGTGCCGGATCACACTGTAAGGCTTAAACTCCTCCGTGAGCTGTACGGCAGAAATGGAGCTGCGGGGAGGGAGGTCCAGGAATGGGAGACCATATTGTTCTGCGACCACTATAACCCCAATCCGCAGACCTTGTATGCTGGAAAAACTTATGTAATGGCGCTGGAATGGAGGCGTTCTCACGCAGAATGGCAGAGAACACATACCGGCGTGGATCGGCTTTCCGGAGAGTACTTTCCGCGCTCCTCCGATACAAATTATGTTTTATCCACTCAGTATAGATCTAATGGGGAGAAGATTCCGGAACAACTACCAATGCAGGATAGATGGGATATTGTCACAGATGGGTTTTATGATACGCCGGAAGGGCAGCGGTGGCTTGAGCTTGCGAAAGCAATGGAGCAGCTTGAGCATGCCATTCCAGTGATTCCAACAGACAGCACGCAGCTTCTCATGTCTTTTTTCAATGGCAATGCAACCGTTATAGCAGGAAGAGACATTTCTAAGCAAGAATACCAAAGCGGTGAACGCGTTTGTCTGATCAGCCAGGAGTTTTCACAAATGCATGGATATGGCGTGGGAGATACCATACCACTTCCGCTGTTCTTTGCGGATTACAGGGATTCGGCAAGCCGTGATTTCCCGCCTGACAGCCTTCCAATAGGAATCCCGAATCACCCCCTCAATGCAGAGGGAAAGGCATATCAGGTTTTCGATGACCATCAATATGTTGTTGTTGGTATCTATAATGAGATCAATAAAGCTACTAGCTCATCCGGCTATGATATGGCGGGATACGGGGTAGTGGTTCCTGCCGCATCAATCCACAGCAGTGATGAAAACAATATACTGGATTATGGCCCCATGATGGGGTATAACACGGTCTTCCAAATCCCCAACGGTACCATTGATCAGTTTCGGGAAGCATGGGAAAAACAAGGAATGAAAGGGCTCAAAATCAACTTCTACGATAAGGGTTACACAAGGATCAAGGAGAGTTTGGATAAGATCAAACAGATTGCACTTGCCCTTTCTGTAGCTGGGATGTTGGTTGCTGTATTGATTTTACTACTGTTCTGTCATCTTTTTATCGGCAAACAAAAAAAGCGTACCGCTATTGAACGGTCGCTCGGTATGAACAAGTTTTCTTGCACCATATCCCTGCTTGCTGGAATCCTGGTTATCGTGCTGCTTGGCAGTGCTTTCGGCAGCGTGATCGGATATCTATTTACCGGCAGCGCCATGAGTCTCTTTTCAGCGCAGGCTCAGGGACAAATATACAGCACCGCATACAGCAGCTGGGCCAGTGCAGCCGGAGAATTGAATGAACTTCCTTTTGAAGCAGGAGCAGTTAGCCCATTTGTGTGCTTGTTCACGGTTGCATTTCTTGTGATCTTGTCCTTTGGGATTGCCCTTGCGCAGATTTGGCAGAATCTGAAAAGCGAACCACTGAAGCTTTTAAGCATGAGGGAAAATTGATAATCTTATTATTTTTCCCGAAACGATAGCAGGGAACTGCAGGGGGGTATAATGGTCAATGCAACAAATTAAATAAAATGTTATATTAGAGCCGACTATGAATAATATAACACTGTAGTTACAGGAATTCAATGATTTATGAAAATTTATACAATATTCGACATAATATATAATAAATTGACGCAACTTATTCCGTAAATTTGATTCAGCCTCTTATTTTTCAGAAAAATAAGAGGGCTGATCTGTTCAGTAATAAATTGCCATTTTATATCATTTGATCCTTAGAACCTTTACAGCACAAAGGCTTGTCTTAATCGTTTAAGTAACATTTTATTTAAAATGTTACATTGGGCTTTGGAGTCAGAACGAAATTTTAAAGAAGGGAGTTAAGGCATAGTATAATAGCAGTTTGATTGAAATTTGATAGGAATATATGAATAATGGAAGTATCTGTATCCTATTGTTTCCGAAGGTATCTATGTTTAATTAGAAAGCAGTATAAGATGCGCGTAAAGGAGAGAATGATGAAATGGTTTTATGATTTAAAAGTAGCAACAAAATTGATAATCGGCTTTACGATATTAGCAGTAATCGCAGGAATCGTTGGAGCGGTCGGCGTTATTAACATCCATAAAGTAAGCAATTTAAGTGCAGAAATGTACGAGACGCACACGGCATCGCTGCCGCCTCTTTCTGAGATTTCGAGAGCATATCTCAGGCAGCGCGTCGTATTAAGGAATCTGTATATTGAAAAGGATCCGGGAAAAAGACAGGAATATGTCAGTGAGTTTGAACTGCAGAAGACTAACGTTTTTAATGCAGCTGACAGCTTCCAATCCTCTATAAAAAGTGATGCAGTAAGAGAAAATTACAATACTCTGATGCAATCTCTGGAGGATTTTGAAGATTTGGGTGCTGAAACCATCAACATGATCGAACTGGGACGTATGGACGAAGCCTATAACCTGCTCAGCGGGACACGAGGCTCAGAGATTGCAAACACGGTTCAGCAGCAGACTGATAAGTTGATGGAAATGAAGACGAGTCAGGCAAAAGAAAGTGCTGATTATAATAAAGCTTCGGCGAATAAAGCCTCTGTAACTATGATTACTGTAATTGCAGTGAGTATTGCGATTGCTATCGGGTTGGGAATTGTGATTTCTCGGATTATTGCAGTTCCAGTGAAAAAGATTGTTGTGGCTGCAGAACAGATTGCAGACGGCGATCTGAATGTGGAGATTGATTATCATTCCAAGTGTGAAATTGGAGCTCTTGCCGCCGCCTTTAAGAAAATGTCCGATAATCTGAACGAGGTGATGACGGGGATCAATACTGCTTCGGAGCAGGTCGCGGTGGGGTCAAAGCAAGTTTCCGATTCCAGTGTCGCCCTTTCTCAAGGAGCTACAGAACAGGCCAGCTCCATAGAGGAACTTACTGCCTCCTTGGAAGAAATTTCTTCTCAGACGAAGCTCAATGCGCAAAATGCCAATCAGGCCAACGAACTGGCTGAGAGTGCAAAATCTAGTGCTGTAATGGGCAATGATCAGATGAAAGATATGCTTGTTGCCATGGAGGAGATTAATTTTTCTTCTGGAAACATTTCAAAAATTATAAAGGTAATAGACGATATTGCCGCACAAACCAATATTCTGGCACTTAACGCTGCCGTGGAGGCTGCCAGGGCCGGACAGCAGGGGAAAGGCTTTGCCGTAGTGGCGGAAGAGGTTCGAACACTGGCTGCACGGTCTGCCGGAGCTGCGAAGGAAACCACAGCGTTAATTGAAGGCTCTATCCAAAAGGTAGAAGGTGGAACTAAAATTGCGAAGGAAACAGCAGCTGCACTTGGTGAGATTGTCGGAGGCATTGAAAAAGTAGCCAATTTAGTCAATGAAATTGCTGTTGCGTCCAATGAGCAGGCGACAGGAATCGGTCAAATCAACCAGGGAATCATGCAAGTCTCAGAGGTTGTTCAAACCAATTCTGCCACATCAGAAGAGAGTGCTGCTGCCAGCGAAGAACTCTCTGGACAGGCATCCCTTCTTAGGGAGATGGTGGGTAAATTCAAACTAAGAAAAGTCAGAGCTTCCTACGGAAAGCTGGATGATCTTAGTCCGGAGGTCATGAAGTTTATCGAGAGTATGTCCGGCAGGATGAAAGGCGGAATGCTTACTGATGTTGGGGAACCATCAGATGAAAAAATGAAAAAACCGGCCAAGGAAAAGGGGATTATCCTAAGTGATCTGGAGTTTGGTAAGTACTAATATAGACATAGGAATATTCCAATGAATCAAAATGTTGTACAAGGAAAGGATATGCGGCCGTATGGTTGCCATAACGGAACAAGAATTCAGGAAATTATCGGAACATATAAAATCTCATTACGGGATTCATCTCAAAGATGAAAAAAAAACTATGATAGCCGGCAGGCTTCACAATGTATTACTGGAGCAAAATTTTGATAATTTTACCGATTATTATAACTATTTGATCACGGACTCGTCGGGAACCGCTGCCAGAACACTGATGAATAAGATTACAACCAACCATACCTTCTTTATGAGGGAATCTGATCATTTTACGTATTTAAGTGAGCAGGTATTACCCTATCTGAAAGGAACGGTGAAGGATCGTGATTTGAGAATTTGGAGTGCTGGATGTTCGTCGGGGGAGGAACCTTACACCATCGCAATGCTCCTCGACGAGTTCTTCGGTGGAGAAAAGTCTTCTTGGGATACAAAAGTTCTGGCAACTGATATTTCCGACAGAGTACTGGGGGAAGCAAAACAAGGCATTTATTCCAATGAAGGAATTAAAAAGCTGCCTGACAGCTGGAAGGGGAAGTATTTTCAGCGATATGACAGTGAAAACAGTCAGGTCGCATTAAAGATTCGAGATGAAGTCATCTTCAGAAAGCTAAATCTTATGGATAAAACCTTCCCTTTTAAAAGAAAATTCCATATTATTTTCTGCAGAAATGTAATGATCTATTTTGACAGTGAAACGAAATGGAAGCTTGCAAATCGCTTCTATGACATGACAGAATATGGAGGGTATCTCTTTATAGGTCATTCGGAATCACTGGACAGGAAAGAAACCAAATATCGTTATCTTATGCCTGCTGTTTACAGAAAGCTGTAAAAACAGCAATAAAAAAGAGGGCTTCTGCTCCCGCAAAACGGTACCAATATCAGTACCGTTTTGCACACCAATTGTGGTGGTGAGGGCAGAAACCCTTTTTTAATCATGAACAAATAGCTTAATCATGGACAAAAGCTTGATTTTGATTCAATAACTTAATTATGATCAAACAGTGTCGTGCTGAGATATTTTTCCCCTCTGTCTGCGAAGGTAACCACAACAAAACCTTCTTCTAGATCTCGGATGCATTCCAATGCTGCAACCATAGCAGCGCCGCTGCTCATGCCGACAAAGATGCCTTCCTTTAGAACGATCTCCCTTGCCATTGCAAAGGCCTCCTCGGATTCGATCATAACCGTTCGATCGATTTTTGAGGGATCGTAGATTTCAGGCACGATGGCTTCTTCCATGTTTTTCAGCCCCTGTATGTAATGGCCCTTGACCGGGTGCGCTTCCACGATTTGAATTGCCGGGTTTTTATCCTTCAGGCCCATACCCACTCCCATGATGGTTCCGGAGGTTCCCAAAGAGGAAACAAAATGAGTAACCTTGCCTTGGGTTTCTTCCCAAATCTCGTTGGCAGTGGTGCAGTAGTGGGCAAGTTTGTTGTATTGATTGGAAAACTGGTTGGGCATGAAATAAAGCTCAGGGTTGTCTTCTGCAAGTTCATGCGCTTTTCTGATAGCCCCGTCAGTTCCCAGTGCAGCGTCCGTCAGCAGCACTCTGGCACCGAAGGCTTCTATCATCTTTCTTCGCTCTACCGATACCGCCTCGCTCATGACGATCATGACCGGATATCCTTTTACCGCTCCGATCATAGCCAGACCGATTCCGGTGTTTCCTGATGTGGGTTCAATGATAATTTTTCCCGGAGTCAGTGCGCCGCATTCTTCTGCCTGTTCAATCATCTTCAGTGCGATGCGGTCCTTGATGCTTCCGGTTGGATTAAAGCCTTCAATCTTTGCATAGAGCGGAATTTGAGGCTTGGGGTTGAGTCTGTTGATGCGCACCAGCGGAGTCCGTCCGATGGCGTCGAGAATGTTGTCATACATTTTGTCAGTCCCTCCTGATTCGATAGTTACACTATACCACCGATAAGAGTTGGACTACAATATGAATTTCTAATCTGCATCTTTCAGCGCATGAAAAGCATCTTCTGCAATTTCGATGGATCGGTTGATGTCTTCTTCCGTCAGTGCCGCATTGATAAAATGATTGTGATGGGAGGTCAGGAAGATTCCGCGTTTCACACATTCTGCCACCCATTGTTGATGAAGCATCAGGGATTCATCATCGGCCAGCCTGAGATAGAATAAGGAGGGGGCACCGGATACTGCCAGATCAAACCCGTTATTTGCTGCTGCAGCTTTGAAACCTTCTGTAAGCTTCGTGCCAAGTTCGTGAAACAGCTTTGGAGCATTCAGGGCTTTCAGTTTGTTGATACAGGCAATTCCGGCAGCAAAGGGAACTGCACTCATCCAATAACTTCCGGTATAGGACAGGCTGCTGACCACATCGCGAAGGGAATCTCGGCCGCAGAGGGCGGATACGTTATACCCGTTGGCAAGTGCCTTGCAAAAGCAGATTAGATCAGCCTGAAAACCGAAGTAATGATCCGAACCGGCCAGGTCGAGTCGAAAACCACAGCGTACATCATCCACAATCAGCACACTCCCGCTTTCGTCACAGAGCTTCCGTATCTTCTGCCAATAACCTGCATCGGCAAAATAGTTATCATTAAAATTACCGTGGGCATAGGGCTGAGTTATGATTCCTGCAATTTCACCCCGGTGTTCATTGAATAGCTTTTCCAGAGCAGGATAATCATTAAATTTTACATAGAGGTTGTTTGCCACATCTTCTTCAAGGACACCGGGATAATCCAGCTTTTGCGTCCAGGGATGAACCCCATGATAGTAGCCGTTAAAGAAAATAATCTTTTTTCGTCTTGTTGCAGCTCTGGCGGTAAGTACAGCCAGTGTTGTCACATCACTGCCATTCTTGGCAAAAAAAGCCCAGTCCGCACTTGCTACGGTATCGACCAGAAGCTCTGCGAAATCAACCATAACAGAGGATGGAGCCGTTACGCAGTCCTCCTTTTTCCGCTGCTCCAGGGCGGCGGTGTCCACGTCGGAATCACCGTATCCAAGAACATTGGGCCCATAGCCGCACATGTAATCAATAAAATCATTGCCATCCAGATCCCAGAAATGAGCGCCCTTGGCATAAGAAGAAAACAGGGGGAAGGCGCTTTGAGGGATATAACACCCCTCAGAAGGCCCCTGATGTCCATAGATCCCCGAAGGAATTACACGGAGCGCACGCTGAAACGCCTCGCGGCTTTTGGGATATTCGTAAATCGGAAATTGCATCATGCACCTCCTAGCTTAAGTATTGGGAAACACGGTCGAGAATACGGTTCATATTGTCAATCATGTTGAGCATGCCGTGCATTTCAATGCTTCCATCGCTGATACAGGCCATAGCACTGACCTCTCCGGAAAGGAGCTTTCCTGCGACGTCAAGGCTTGAAAAGACCATGGATGATCTTGGGTTTCGGCACGGCTGTTTAATGGTTGTGAGCCGATGATTTTTTACATCGACCGTAATCCCCATCACGTTTTTTACATCAATGGCAATCTCTCCGTCTGGAATCTGACTTGCACTGACCATTCCGCTCTTATCGTTGTTGCCGACCTGTGCGACTGCAGCAGCTGCGGTATAGAGCATTAGTCTGGTGCTGATCTCGCGAAAGCCGGGGCTTTGAAGTGCAGCCTTCGAAGGCTTTAAGTAATTCTTCATTACTTCCGTCAAAGGAACAAAGGTTTTGGTTAGCAGGGCCAGCTTGGTGAAGCCTTTAGAAGGCATAGGAGAATAGGTTCCATTGATCATACCGTTAAATTTTTCGCATGAAGGGAACGGCAGCAATATGGTGCAGCCGCTGCTTCCTTCACGGAGCTCACAATGCCCGTTTTTAAATGCGAGAACCGCTTGGGGACCTCCTTTTACTGCAAATCCGATGGAAAAGGGCTCCTTGCCTTTTAAGATACTCTTTGCTTCAGGGGCGAGTTCACATAGATTTTCCAATGTACCCAGTACTGCAAAGAGGTTTACATAGGCAAGGGTTCTGCTGTCTATTTGCGTGAGCAAGAAATAACACCTCCTTCATTAGGGAGCCGCTGATTCATTCCAGGCGCACATCTTTTGGTTCATGTTTCGCTTGGTGCGTACCTTCCATTCAATCAGCGATTCCTTCCATACTTAATCTTATGTTTGATATATCATGAAATTTCTGATTTTGTATAGTAAAAATGGGAATAAGTCGATATAATATAGGAAAAATTCTGAAAATTCAGAGGGAATCTCGATGAAAAGCACGATCGTACCGGCAAATTACATCCCGTTTCAGCCCGGATTCGAACAGAAGATTCATTACCGGAATTTTGTGGTGCCTGCTGATCATCCCCTCCATGGTTTGGTGGCGGACTTCTATCAGTTTGATTCTATTTCGGCTGAAGGGGAGCTTTGTGTGATCCCTGATGGGTGTATTGATTTGCTCTTTCGATATGGTGGTTGCCGTGTGGTCATGACAGTAGAAGGGTATCATATGAAGAAGGTTCTCATTCCCATTGATCAAATTGGCTGTGCCTTTGGCGTGCGGCTTGCTCCCGGAGGGCTGAGTAATTTCACACGCATTAAGACATGGGAATTAGTAGGGAAGCAGCTTCCGCTGACGGATGTGCTGGAAGACAGTCCGATTCTTGAACGGATGGATCTTGCTGCGGCTTTTGAGGAACGGATTGCAATCGTGACGGAATATTTGGTGCGGCAGCTCCGTAAGTGTCTTGATTCGGCAGGAATTGTACGGTTTTGCACAGAGCGAGTCATTCATTGTCGGGGTCATCTACCAATCAGTGAACTTTCCAGAGAAACCGGATATTCGGTGCGCTATTTGAGAAATCTTTATCAGAGACACGTAGGCATTTCACCTAAGGAATTCTGTGAGATCATCCAGCTTCAAACATCCATTCTGCAATACACTTTGCTGATGAAGCAGAATCAACGTGTTGCCCTATCTGACCTTGCAATACAATTCGGATATTATGATCAATCCCATATGAATAAATGTTATCAGAAGTTAGTCGGTTCTCTTCCTCAGAAATTTTACTATGAGATACAACGCTGAACATTT
This genomic window from Clostridiales bacterium contains:
- a CDS encoding protein-glutamate O-methyltransferase CheR; this translates as MVAITEQEFRKLSEHIKSHYGIHLKDEKKTMIAGRLHNVLLEQNFDNFTDYYNYLITDSSGTAARTLMNKITTNHTFFMRESDHFTYLSEQVLPYLKGTVKDRDLRIWSAGCSSGEEPYTIAMLLDEFFGGEKSSWDTKVLATDISDRVLGEAKQGIYSNEGIKKLPDSWKGKYFQRYDSENSQVALKIRDEVIFRKLNLMDKTFPFKRKFHIIFCRNVMIYFDSETKWKLANRFYDMTEYGGYLFIGHSESLDRKETKYRYLMPAVYRKL
- a CDS encoding cysteine synthase family protein is translated as MYDNILDAIGRTPLVRINRLNPKPQIPLYAKIEGFNPTGSIKDRIALKMIEQAEECGALTPGKIIIEPTSGNTGIGLAMIGAVKGYPVMIVMSEAVSVERRKMIEAFGARVLLTDAALGTDGAIRKAHELAEDNPELYFMPNQFSNQYNKLAHYCTTANEIWEETQGKVTHFVSSLGTSGTIMGVGMGLKDKNPAIQIVEAHPVKGHYIQGLKNMEEAIVPEIYDPSKIDRTVMIESEEAFAMAREIVLKEGIFVGMSSGAAMVAALECIRDLEEGFVVVTFADRGEKYLSTTLFDHN
- a CDS encoding aminotransferase class III-fold pyridoxal phosphate-dependent enzyme; the protein is MQFPIYEYPKSREAFQRALRVIPSGIYGHQGPSEGCYIPQSAFPLFSSYAKGAHFWDLDGNDFIDYMCGYGPNVLGYGDSDVDTAALEQRKKEDCVTAPSSVMVDFAELLVDTVASADWAFFAKNGSDVTTLAVLTARAATRRKKIIFFNGYYHGVHPWTQKLDYPGVLEEDVANNLYVKFNDYPALEKLFNEHRGEIAGIITQPYAHGNFNDNYFADAGYWQKIRKLCDESGSVLIVDDVRCGFRLDLAGSDHYFGFQADLICFCKALANGYNVSALCGRDSLRDVVSSLSYTGSYWMSAVPFAAGIACINKLKALNAPKLFHELGTKLTEGFKAAAANNGFDLAVSGAPSLFYLRLADDESLMLHQQWVAECVKRGIFLTSHHNHFINAALTEEDINRSIEIAEDAFHALKDAD
- a CDS encoding AraC family transcriptional regulator, encoding MKSTIVPANYIPFQPGFEQKIHYRNFVVPADHPLHGLVADFYQFDSISAEGELCVIPDGCIDLLFRYGGCRVVMTVEGYHMKKVLIPIDQIGCAFGVRLAPGGLSNFTRIKTWELVGKQLPLTDVLEDSPILERMDLAAAFEERIAIVTEYLVRQLRKCLDSAGIVRFCTERVIHCRGHLPISELSRETGYSVRYLRNLYQRHVGISPKEFCEIIQLQTSILQYTLLMKQNQRVALSDLAIQFGYYDQSHMNKCYQKLVGSLPQKFYYEIQR